Part of the Archangium lipolyticum genome, CGCGACGGCGCCGCCCTTCCGGCGCTCGGCGAGCCGCCCCGGGTGCAGGAGTTGGAAGGACGCGAGCTCCCAGTCCTGCCACCGCGCGCACGACACGAACATGCGGATGCGGCTGCGCGACAGGCGCAGGAAGAGGTTTCCGGGAGCGATCACCGCTCCCATGCCCGGGCGGCGGCGCTTCACCCAGACGGCGCGGCCCCGCAGGGACTCCGGGCGCACCGTGTTGACCCGGACGAGTTCGATCATCCGTCCCAGTCCCTGGCTCCAGCGCTCAGCCAATGACAAGCGCTTCCCCCGTCAGCTCCTCGTACCAGAGCACGACCGCCAGGCATCCCAGACACCAGCAGCGCACCACGCCCCTCCCCGCCAGCCCGCCGAAGAGCATCACCGCCGCCAGGAGGAGCACCGTGCCCATGACGCTCAGCGTACCTCCGGCCCTGCGTGTGAGGGCCCGCGACGCGCGGAACGGGTGCGCGGCTCCATCGAGCGCCAGGGGGAAGAGGAACACCATCTGCGCCTCGACGGCGTAGAAGGCCAGGAGCGCGAGGGCAGGTCCCACCAGGAGAGGTCCCCCGGCGAACGCCGCCAGGCCCCAGGCTCCCAGCGCCGCGAGCAGCGCGGCCATGTACTTGAGGACTCCCAGTCCGTGTGCCCGGGGAAGCGTGGTGGGAACGGGACGGCCCCGCACGAGGGCCATGGCCTCGGCCATCCAGGCGGCACCGCCCCGGAAGCCTCCGCGCCATGCACCCCGGGCGGACCGGGCGGGCGGAGAGCCGGGTGCATCGTAGAACCTCGCCGCGCGCTCCAGCAGCGTGCGCCCGCGGCCCCAAGCGAGCGGCACGGCTTCCCAGGTGGACTCAGCCATGGAACCCCTCCCGCACGAAGCAGAAGTGCGCCCAGGCCAGGAACGCGGCCGCATGTCCCGCCAGGAGTGTGCGGTGCAGCAGGGACTCGAACCGCCCGCACCGCCGCCGATGGAAGACGAACTCGTCGTAGCAGACGAGCGCGACCGTCCCCATCAGGACGACGAGCACCGGCAACAGGAACATCCGGGGGCGCGACGAGACGGAAGCGGCCCCCATCAACAGGAACAGCGGCAGCCCTCCGCCCGCCAGCGCGAGGAACTCCGCCCGGTGCTCGTTGGGGCCGACCCGCACTCCGGCCGTGCGGTGGTAGCGCCAGTCCGCGAGGCCCGCCAGGGTCGCGGTCGTCCCGGCCACTGCCACCACCCAGAGCTCCCACGGGTACCGGGCGGGCTCGATGAGCCAGGAGAAGCGCGGGTCACGGGAGAGGAGAACGAGCGCCGAGCCGAACAACACACCCGGAGCCAGGGACGCCAGCAGGTTGGCGGCATCGCGCAAGCGTGAGAGCCACTGGCGCGGAGTGGGCGTGAGAGCCTGGACGAGAGCTTCGGGCATGGACTGCCTCCAACGGGGAAACCCCGGAACTAACCACCGGCGAGCGGAGGACGCATCAAGGTGAAGCGCTCGATGTCCTCGTCCCGCCCCAGATGGTGGAGCGCTTTCTCTTCATGGCCGATGTGACGGAACCCCGCCTTCTCCAATACGCGCCGGGAACCCGGGTTGCGTGAGAAGCAGTTGGCGTGAATGGACTCCAGGCCCAACGTCTCGAAGCCGTAGCGCACCAGCGCCTGGGCCGCCTCCGTGCCAAAGCCCCGCCCCCAGTAGGGACGGCCAATCCAATAGGAGAGCTCGGCCGTGCGGGGCCGCTCCTCCCCGGCCTCCACCAACCCGGCCGCGCCAATCATCTCGCCGGACCCGGTCAGGCAGAGCGCGAAGACGTGCGAGCGCGCATCCAGGGAGGAGATCCACGCCTCCGCCATGCCATCCTCGAAGGGGTGTGGGATTCCCGCGGCGTTCATCGCCACCTCACGCTCACCCGCCAGGCGCTGCACGGACGGGGCGTCTTCCAGGCGGATGGGGCGGAGAATCAGGCGGGCACTCTCGATGGCGGCGCCCTTGCGATCGCGCGAGAGGGCGCGGTGGATCGCCGGTGTGAGCACGCTCGTGTGGAGCGCGTCCAGCGCGAGCTCCCAGCGGCCCTCGGCGCACAGGCCGCTCAGGCCCCCCTCCTCATAAGCCTCCCGTGCCGCTGACTCCAATGCCTCGCGCACGGCCTCTGCGACCGCGCGACCGGCCTCGTCGCAACGTTTGCATTCGAGC contains:
- a CDS encoding GNAT family N-acetyltransferase, giving the protein MKQKITGFHLDGEAHWVAELECGHGQHMRHEPPWMARPWVLTEEGRRSRLGIELECKRCDEAGRAVAEAVREALESAAREAYEEGGLSGLCAEGRWELALDALHTSVLTPAIHRALSRDRKGAAIESARLILRPIRLEDAPSVQRLAGEREVAMNAAGIPHPFEDGMAEAWISSLDARSHVFALCLTGSGEMIGAAGLVEAGEERPRTAELSYWIGRPYWGRGFGTEAAQALVRYGFETLGLESIHANCFSRNPGSRRVLEKAGFRHIGHEEKALHHLGRDEDIERFTLMRPPLAGG